The following are encoded together in the Clostridium sp. BJN0013 genome:
- a CDS encoding RNA polymerase sigma factor yields the protein MNKDTFIDNVLEARSTLYHVSKSILTYDQDCEDAVQETILKAYNKLGTLKKEQYFKTWLIRILINECYSLKRKKYSQVSYEEYFEYAREYDKKDYSELYLAIKNLPERIRITIVLYYVEGYSVEEVKQILKIPAGTVKSRLAKGRKLLKIKLEHMEANYE from the coding sequence TTGAATAAAGATACATTTATAGATAACGTTCTTGAGGCTCGGTCCACTTTATATCATGTATCTAAATCAATTTTGACTTATGATCAAGATTGTGAGGATGCCGTTCAGGAGACAATTTTAAAAGCCTATAATAAATTAGGTACACTAAAGAAAGAGCAATATTTTAAAACATGGTTGATTAGAATACTCATAAATGAATGTTATAGTTTAAAACGTAAAAAATATTCACAGGTATCTTATGAAGAATACTTTGAGTATGCCAGGGAGTATGATAAAAAGGATTATAGTGAATTATATTTGGCTATTAAAAATTTACCAGAGCGCATTCGTATTACAATTGTCCTTTATTATGTAGAGGGATATTCAGTAGAAGAAGTTAAACAGATTTTAAAAATACCCGCAGGAACTGTAAAAAGTAGATTAGCAAAAGGACGAAAATTATTAAAAATAAAGTTAGAGCATATGGAGGCAAATTATGAATAA
- a CDS encoding YeiH family protein: MEKIIDKSYGIIFALIIAIPAWLIGSIFPIIGSPVLGILFGMILAFWKRPNYLDEGIIYTSKKLLQYSIILMGFSMNFFNVFKVEKQTVVLMIFTLSASLITAYIIGKLLKINDKTATLIGVGSSICGGSAIAATAPVINANEQEVAHSISTIFLFNAIAAFLFPLIGHLFNMSNECFGLWSGTAVNDTSSVVAAGYSYSNTAGNLAVIVKLTRTLAIVPITLLLAIYTSKKETKNKKVSYSMIKIFPWFVLGFIAASVINTFVPFPIEVTKFLSQIGKFIIVMAMVSVGLNTNIRELVQNAVKPIFLGFICWIVLSLTSLGVQHFIMSIF, encoded by the coding sequence GTGGAAAAAATAATTGACAAATCATATGGTATTATATTTGCATTGATTATAGCAATTCCTGCATGGCTCATTGGAAGTATCTTTCCAATCATAGGCAGCCCTGTACTTGGAATTTTATTTGGAATGATTTTAGCATTTTGGAAAAGGCCAAACTATCTTGATGAAGGTATAATATATACTTCAAAAAAATTGCTTCAATATTCTATTATTCTTATGGGATTTAGCATGAATTTTTTCAATGTTTTTAAAGTGGAAAAACAAACAGTTGTTTTAATGATTTTTACCCTCTCGGCATCACTTATTACCGCCTATATTATAGGCAAGTTATTAAAAATAAATGATAAGACAGCAACACTAATAGGTGTTGGTTCTTCTATATGTGGTGGTTCTGCTATTGCAGCAACAGCTCCAGTGATAAATGCAAATGAGCAGGAAGTTGCCCATTCTATATCAACTATATTTCTTTTTAATGCTATTGCTGCTTTTTTATTTCCTCTAATTGGACATCTATTCAATATGAGCAATGAATGCTTTGGCCTGTGGAGTGGCACTGCAGTTAATGATACTTCATCTGTAGTAGCTGCTGGCTATTCCTACAGTAATACAGCTGGCAATCTGGCGGTTATAGTAAAACTTACAAGAACCCTGGCAATTGTTCCTATTACTCTGCTTTTGGCTATTTATACCTCCAAAAAAGAAACTAAAAACAAAAAAGTATCTTATAGTATGATTAAAATATTTCCCTGGTTTGTACTGGGCTTTATAGCTGCATCAGTAATCAATACATTTGTGCCATTTCCAATTGAAGTTACCAAATTTTTATCACAAATTGGGAAGTTCATCATTGTAATGGCAATGGTATCTGTAGGACTAAATACTAACATCAGAGAGCTTGTCCAAAATGCTGTAAAGCCAATTTTTTTAGGTTTTATATGTTGGATAGTTTTGTCACTTACCTCACTTGGAGTTCAACATTTTATAATGTCAATTTTTTAA
- a CDS encoding LysR family transcriptional regulator, which produces MTLRHFNIFVAVCDKMNMTKAAEQLFISQSAVSQVISELEGHYGVRLFERLSRKLYITQAGEKLLSYARYIIKLNMELENDMKTLSENGSIRIGASVTIGAYVLPKLISQFQKVNSETDIKVHEENTEKIEKMLLQDEIDIALVEGETTHTDIINRPFMEDELVLICGNNHRFAKLDCVEPYELEKEKFIIRERGSGTRRTFEDEMRENHLKWQISWTCNNTDTIKIAVAEGLGVSVISRCSVINELVLGTLCEIPVKGIKFKRQFKIIYHKNKYLTEIMKHFVDFIRQ; this is translated from the coding sequence ATGACTTTAAGACATTTTAATATATTTGTTGCTGTGTGTGACAAAATGAATATGACTAAAGCGGCAGAGCAGCTTTTCATATCCCAGTCAGCAGTTAGCCAGGTAATTTCCGAACTTGAAGGCCACTATGGTGTGCGACTTTTTGAACGGTTGTCAAGAAAGCTTTATATAACTCAGGCAGGAGAAAAATTATTAAGTTATGCCAGATACATTATTAAATTGAATATGGAATTGGAAAATGATATGAAAACTTTAAGTGAAAATGGTTCTATCCGTATTGGTGCAAGTGTTACTATTGGGGCTTATGTATTACCTAAACTTATTTCACAGTTTCAAAAAGTAAATTCTGAAACTGATATAAAAGTACATGAGGAAAATACTGAAAAAATTGAAAAAATGCTTCTTCAGGATGAAATTGACATAGCTCTTGTAGAGGGAGAAACAACCCATACAGATATTATAAACAGGCCATTTATGGAGGATGAATTGGTACTTATATGCGGAAATAATCATAGATTTGCAAAACTTGATTGTGTTGAGCCCTATGAACTTGAAAAGGAAAAATTTATTATTCGTGAAAGGGGAAGTGGAACTCGCAGGACATTTGAAGACGAGATGAGGGAAAATCATCTAAAATGGCAAATTTCATGGACATGTAATAATACAGATACTATAAAAATTGCAGTTGCAGAAGGGTTGGGAGTATCAGTCATTTCAAGATGTTCAGTAATAAATGAATTAGTCCTTGGAACACTTTGTGAAATACCTGTTAAAGGAATTAAATTTAAAAGACAATTTAAAATTATATATCATAAAAATAAATATTTAACAGAAATAATGAAACACTTTGTAGATTTTATAAGGCAGTAG